The proteins below come from a single Natranaerofaba carboxydovora genomic window:
- a CDS encoding YbgA family protein, whose product MDNNTAIKPRILISKCLGFSHCRFDGSIFNEDFVNMLDGFVDFIPVCPEVEIGLGVPRDVLRLYRADDSIQIYQKETDKNLTSEFVNYSENYLSSLDKIEGAIFKTRSPSCALKDAKVYPDKESNIAADRSPGLFAKSFQEKYPKLPAEDEGRLKNQNIRESFLTRIFTLKRFNYLANSSDVGVKDLIDYHANHKYLFMSLNQEVMKELGRTLARQKEMSIEELFNSYEKGLYEIINTQDNAGKKINVLLHVMGHFKDLISSEEKEFLLDNIDKYKENKLPISVPLSILKSWAIKYEETYILSQYFFEPFPEELISLEDSGKNKS is encoded by the coding sequence ATGGATAATAATACAGCTATAAAACCGAGAATTTTAATCAGTAAATGCCTTGGTTTTTCACATTGTAGATTTGATGGGAGTATTTTTAACGAAGATTTTGTAAATATGTTAGACGGGTTTGTCGACTTTATCCCGGTATGCCCTGAGGTGGAGATAGGTTTAGGGGTTCCAAGAGATGTTTTACGGTTATATCGCGCCGATGATTCGATCCAAATATATCAAAAAGAAACAGATAAAAATCTGACCTCTGAATTCGTCAATTATAGCGAGAACTACCTCTCTTCACTTGACAAAATCGAAGGAGCTATTTTTAAAACAAGATCCCCATCCTGTGCATTAAAAGATGCAAAAGTATATCCGGATAAAGAAAGTAATATAGCTGCTGATCGTTCACCCGGCTTGTTTGCAAAATCATTCCAAGAAAAATATCCTAAACTTCCTGCAGAAGATGAGGGCCGGTTGAAAAACCAGAACATAAGAGAAAGTTTTCTCACTAGAATATTCACCCTCAAAAGGTTTAATTATTTAGCCAATTCAAGTGATGTTGGTGTAAAGGATTTGATAGATTATCATGCCAATCATAAGTATCTTTTTATGTCGCTAAATCAGGAGGTAATGAAGGAGTTAGGAAGAACTCTTGCCAGGCAAAAAGAAATGTCCATAGAAGAGTTATTCAACTCCTACGAGAAAGGGCTCTATGAGATAATCAATACCCAGGATAACGCGGGGAAAAAAATCAATGTTCTCTTACACGTTATGGGGCACTTCAAGGATCTCATAAGCAGTGAAGAGAAGGAGTTTCTTCTCGATAATATCGATAAATACAAGGAAAATAAACTTCCTATTTCAGTGCCTTTGAGCATACTTAAGTCCTGGGCGATAAAATATGAAGAAACATATATTCTTTCTCAGTACTTTTTTGAGCCTTTTCCAGAAGAACTAATCAGCTTAGAAGACTCAGGGAAAAATAAAAGCTGA
- the hepT gene encoding type VII toxin-antitoxin system HepT family RNase toxin: MAIESCLDIAGHIVSYQGYRQPSDNQDIFQVLIEEKILDSELGNQLKKRAKFRNIIVHDYVKLDPEIVFGILTSEIKDIKKFFNVIKDEYIN; the protein is encoded by the coding sequence ATGGCTATAGAAAGCTGTTTAGACATAGCAGGTCACATAGTTTCTTACCAGGGTTATAGACAACCTAGTGACAATCAGGATATATTTCAAGTACTTATTGAAGAAAAAATATTAGATAGTGAGCTAGGTAATCAGCTAAAAAAAAGGGCTAAATTTCGAAATATAATAGTGCATGATTATGTGAAATTGGATCCGGAAATAGTTTTTGGCATTTTAACTAGCGAAATAAAAGATATAAAGAAATTTTTTAATGTTATTAAAGATGAATATATTAATTAA
- the mntA gene encoding type VII toxin-antitoxin system MntA family adenylyltransferase antitoxin: MITKEEIEKKLDEFFQKEESVACSYLFGSRIKEKARDNSDIDVAILFEEGIPLMKRFDKRLEYAYRLQELFDGVEVDVVDLESCDLYFIYQVLSQKKIVHEKNINRRVTFEVINRKKYFDMKHFYNTYNSKMLERRLSSLEEYYNDLEEAKKGLDFNRFSLSGDT; the protein is encoded by the coding sequence ATGATTACTAAAGAAGAGATTGAAAAAAAGCTGGACGAGTTTTTTCAGAAAGAAGAATCAGTTGCCTGTAGTTACCTTTTTGGTTCAAGAATTAAAGAAAAAGCAAGAGATAATAGTGATATTGATGTGGCTATCTTGTTTGAAGAAGGCATTCCACTGATGAAACGTTTTGATAAAAGGCTAGAATATGCTTATAGATTGCAGGAATTATTTGATGGAGTAGAAGTAGATGTAGTAGACTTGGAGTCTTGTGACTTGTATTTTATATATCAAGTTTTGTCTCAGAAAAAAATAGTACACGAAAAAAATATAAATCGTCGAGTGACCTTTGAAGTTATTAATAGAAAAAAATATTTTGATATGAAGCACTTCTATAATACTTATAACAGCAAAATGCTTGAAAGGCGCTTGTCAAGCTTAGAAGAATATTACAACGACTTGGAAGAAGCTAAAAAAGGATTAGATTTTAATAGGTTCAGTTTATCAGGCGATACATAG
- the mntA gene encoding type VII toxin-antitoxin system MntA family adenylyltransferase antitoxin: MDVQKIKYKIKEHINDDIKNHVVTIYIFGSRANKKNNPNSDYDIAVLLKDSVPKNIYFDKKLDFINFFTGILETDHVDLVILNEAPLEIAYRIFAQGTILYENQNYKKERVRFQSKTYSMYFDFLPVKKTLSNGLKKRIKGGRYGGG, encoded by the coding sequence ATGGATGTCCAAAAGATAAAATACAAAATTAAAGAACATATTAACGATGACATAAAAAATCATGTAGTCACCATTTATATTTTTGGTTCAAGAGCAAATAAAAAAAATAATCCAAATAGTGACTATGATATAGCTGTATTGTTAAAGGATTCTGTCCCAAAAAACATATATTTTGATAAAAAACTTGATTTTATAAACTTTTTTACAGGAATTTTGGAAACAGACCATGTAGATTTGGTCATTTTAAACGAAGCCCCTTTAGAAATTGCTTATAGAATATTTGCACAAGGAACAATCCTTTATGAAAATCAAAATTACAAGAAAGAGAGAGTAAGGTTTCAATCTAAAACTTACAGCATGTATTTTGACTTTTTGCCTGTCAAAAAAACACTTAGCAATGGGTTAAAAAAGAGAATCAAAGGGGGACGCTACGGTGGTGGATAA
- the hepT gene encoding type VII toxin-antitoxin system HepT family RNase toxin, with product MVDKELVENRLHRLEHILRKLNKISKTEKNEFTNNEGLQDQAERNLQLAAQICIDIGNHIISDEGFRSPAGYGEIFQVLKEEGIIDEDLAETMRKIAGFRNILVHDYLKVDINIVYSTLQRLEDFKTFAKEIGEFIYEDNI from the coding sequence GTGGTGGATAAAGAACTTGTAGAAAACCGACTTCACAGGTTAGAGCATATTTTGAGAAAGTTAAACAAAATCTCTAAAACAGAAAAAAATGAATTTACAAATAACGAAGGACTGCAAGATCAGGCAGAAAGAAACTTACAATTAGCTGCACAGATATGCATTGACATTGGAAACCATATTATTTCAGACGAAGGTTTTAGGTCACCTGCAGGTTATGGAGAGATTTTTCAGGTACTAAAAGAAGAAGGAATAATAGATGAAGATCTTGCAGAGACCATGAGAAAAATTGCTGGATTTAGAAATATACTTGTACATGATTATCTGAAAGTAGACATTAATATAGTATACTCTACACTACAAAGACTTGAAGATTTTAAAACATTCGCCAAAGAGATAGGCGAATTCATATATGAAGATAATATTTGA
- a CDS encoding carbon storage regulator, whose product MLVIGRKPGEYVMIGDNVKVKVIRSEQGDLRLAIEAPKEVKITRGEIYEKELAQKKVAPLTKEIS is encoded by the coding sequence ATGCTGGTCATAGGCAGAAAACCAGGTGAGTATGTAATGATCGGTGACAACGTGAAGGTGAAGGTAATTAGAAGCGAACAGGGAGATCTAAGACTTGCTATAGAAGCACCAAAAGAAGTTAAGATCACCCGGGGCGAAATTTATGAGAAAGAACTAGCCCAAAAGAAAGTAGCACCGCTTACAAAAGAGATATCATAA
- a CDS encoding flagellin, whose amino-acid sequence MRINTNVESLNAHRNLQGTNNNMRTALERLSSGLRINRAADDAAGLTISEKMRGQISGLNQAVRNAQDGISLIQTAEGALEETHNILQRVRELAVQSSNDTNTNEDRQAIQEEVDQLAAEITRIAETTEFNTQELLDGTFDGIFHIGANAGQNVDLSVDNMSANDLGVADRGNAQFQLEIADHDNFDAGDTPLDDTDGYYELEVVDHGESIKVGDYTDDFSGYAQYSLQDADGTVYAVSSDGEDYYFVESDTSYTIDQLAEKAKTDSADVDFFTGTGEAVEFDEPVTSGVVSFDVVEAGDDHQLENIRATGTIEFEEGMSMSSGEYTYITSDGDIEDAAEEAGLLPDGEGMSSDWKHGALVNADGELVAVQNSENEFFLAEELSLTQGTSDGGNDRVDHVFETEHFSDGDTITIAAEGGIDVSNQAAADSAISVIDNAIDAVSSQRSELGALQNRLEHTISNLGVASENLTAAESRIRDADMANEMMNFTRLQILQEAGTAMMAQANMNPQSVLQLLG is encoded by the coding sequence ATGAGGATCAACACAAATGTAGAGTCGCTTAATGCGCACAGGAATTTACAAGGAACAAATAACAACATGAGGACCGCCCTTGAGAGACTATCAAGCGGCCTTAGAATCAACCGCGCTGCAGATGATGCGGCAGGATTAACCATCTCTGAGAAGATGAGAGGGCAGATAAGCGGTCTTAATCAAGCCGTAAGAAACGCCCAGGACGGTATCAGCCTTATACAGACTGCAGAAGGTGCACTAGAGGAAACTCACAATATTCTGCAGAGAGTGAGAGAGCTTGCTGTTCAATCGTCTAACGACACTAACACCAATGAAGACCGCCAGGCAATCCAAGAAGAGGTAGACCAGTTAGCTGCTGAAATCACAAGGATTGCAGAGACAACAGAATTTAACACCCAGGAGCTACTAGATGGAACTTTTGATGGCATTTTCCATATAGGTGCTAATGCAGGACAGAATGTTGATCTAAGTGTGGATAACATGAGTGCCAATGACTTAGGGGTTGCTGATCGAGGTAACGCACAGTTTCAGCTAGAGATTGCGGATCATGATAATTTTGATGCAGGTGATACTCCTCTTGATGATACAGATGGTTACTATGAATTAGAAGTAGTAGATCACGGAGAGAGCATTAAAGTAGGCGATTATACTGACGATTTTTCTGGATATGCTCAGTATTCATTACAAGATGCTGATGGTACTGTATATGCTGTTAGCTCAGACGGCGAAGATTATTATTTCGTAGAATCTGATACCAGTTATACAATTGACCAACTAGCAGAAAAAGCAAAAACTGACAGTGCTGACGTAGATTTCTTTACTGGTACTGGTGAAGCAGTAGAATTTGATGAGCCTGTAACAAGTGGCGTAGTTAGTTTTGACGTAGTTGAAGCAGGCGATGATCATCAGTTGGAAAATATTAGAGCAACAGGAACGATTGAGTTTGAAGAAGGCATGAGCATGTCAAGTGGAGAGTATACTTATATAACTTCTGATGGGGATATCGAAGATGCAGCAGAAGAGGCAGGGTTACTTCCTGACGGGGAGGGTATGTCTTCTGATTGGAAACATGGAGCATTAGTTAATGCAGATGGTGAACTTGTAGCTGTACAAAATAGCGAAAACGAATTTTTCTTAGCAGAAGAACTGAGTTTAACACAGGGTACTAGTGACGGGGGTAATGACCGCGTAGATCATGTATTTGAAACAGAACATTTTTCAGATGGAGACACAATAACTATAGCCGCTGAGGGTGGAATTGACGTATCAAACCAAGCCGCAGCAGACAGCGCTATCTCTGTAATTGACAACGCCATCGATGCAGTGTCCTCTCAGCGTTCTGAATTAGGAGCCCTTCAAAATAGACTAGAACACACTATCTCTAACCTTGGAGTAGCCTCTGAAAACCTGACAGCTGCAGAGTCTAGAATTAGGGATGCTGATATGGCTAATGAGATGATGAACTTTACAAGGCTACAGATACTACAGGAAGCTGGTACTGCTATGATGGCTCAGGCCAACATGAATCCACAGTCAGTACTTCAACTTCTAGGATAA
- the fliD gene encoding flagellar filament capping protein FliD has translation MRIDGIVSGLDTREVVEQLMDIERRQPQRIEREIETVESQKDAWREVNSALLSFSNTLSSLGDKDTFVSKDASSSADNISVSASNNASEGSYNIGVEQVATAHRLSSGDEVEGEFGEEYGSGTGRLMIEIDGKKYVFLIEEESSLEDVMDMINSSDLLSEESDDDSVPVSARIIENRLVIEADKTGLKNQVTLSDDDTGVLDWLRLDEDTRFESEAEDARIYIEDIGQTITRSENIIDDLFDGVSIDISGVSLGEGESLSSRITVSQDTDRALEAVRGFVEGYNKAVDLLNKKGFVEAGSNGDVQSGTLQGESLLNSITRNIRTNVTNPVSLGDNNNLSIGNIGIQVDRHGEMSLDEDKFLEALNDNEKQVKELLSEDKGISGRVKNYLDNVTFSDNEIRHRSTFLDNSFIGNRIINLRGSIDRKNDQIERLETRIDRREENLLRQFQRMEEAFQRVQSESQWLWMSFNDF, from the coding sequence TTGAGAATAGATGGTATTGTCTCTGGTCTTGATACCAGGGAAGTGGTAGAGCAGTTAATGGATATCGAGAGAAGACAACCTCAGAGAATTGAGAGAGAGATAGAGACTGTAGAGAGTCAAAAAGACGCCTGGCGCGAAGTAAACAGTGCACTTTTGAGCTTTTCTAATACATTATCTTCTCTTGGAGACAAGGATACTTTTGTCTCAAAAGATGCATCTAGCAGTGCAGATAATATTTCAGTCTCTGCCTCTAATAATGCTTCTGAGGGTAGCTACAATATAGGAGTAGAGCAGGTAGCCACTGCCCACAGATTGTCTTCTGGAGATGAAGTAGAAGGAGAATTTGGCGAGGAATATGGCAGTGGAACAGGCAGGCTAATGATAGAGATAGACGGTAAAAAGTATGTCTTTTTGATAGAAGAGGAAAGTTCTCTTGAAGATGTAATGGATATGATTAATTCTAGTGATCTATTATCAGAAGAAAGCGATGATGACTCAGTACCAGTAAGCGCAAGGATAATTGAAAATAGATTAGTTATCGAAGCTGATAAAACTGGTTTAAAGAACCAAGTCACTTTATCTGATGATGATACAGGTGTATTAGACTGGTTAAGGCTAGATGAAGATACTAGATTTGAAAGTGAAGCAGAAGATGCAAGAATCTACATCGAGGATATAGGTCAGACAATTACCCGAAGCGAAAACATCATAGATGATCTATTTGATGGTGTAAGTATTGATATAAGCGGGGTTAGTCTAGGAGAAGGTGAAAGCCTATCATCAAGGATAACGGTATCACAAGATACAGATAGAGCACTAGAAGCTGTAAGAGGTTTTGTTGAAGGTTATAACAAAGCTGTAGATCTTTTGAATAAGAAGGGATTTGTCGAAGCAGGTAGTAATGGTGATGTTCAATCTGGGACTCTTCAGGGAGAATCCCTTTTAAACAGTATTACAAGGAACATTAGGACTAATGTTACAAATCCTGTATCTTTGGGAGATAACAATAATCTCTCTATAGGTAATATTGGTATACAGGTAGATAGGCACGGAGAGATGTCTTTGGATGAAGATAAATTTCTAGAAGCCTTAAACGATAATGAAAAGCAGGTTAAAGAACTCCTTAGCGAAGACAAAGGTATCTCTGGTAGGGTTAAAAATTACTTGGACAATGTTACTTTTAGTGATAATGAGATAAGACATAGAAGTACTTTTCTAGATAACTCCTTTATAGGTAATAGAATAATTAACCTCAGAGGTAGCATTGATAGAAAAAACGATCAGATAGAACGCTTAGAAACAAGGATTGACAGGCGCGAGGAAAATCTTCTAAGGCAGTTTCAAAGGATGGAAGAAGCCTTTCAAAGAGTACAATCCGAAAGTCAGTGGCTTTGGATGAGTTTTAATGACTTTTAA
- a CDS encoding flagellar protein FlaG produces MLNNISSNNLIASKDLGSTKIFDDTNKADTNKSDIKTENPSNSQQTKIAHDVQDIIDTEEIISELQSNKFINKGFAYEIHEGTNRIRVEIINRSNNEVIKEIPPEKLLDIFAGIKENIGAFVDKKL; encoded by the coding sequence TTGCTTAACAATATATCAAGTAATAATTTAATAGCTTCAAAAGATCTAGGTAGTACAAAAATTTTTGATGATACTAACAAAGCAGATACTAATAAAAGTGATATCAAAACAGAAAACCCTTCTAACTCACAACAAACAAAAATAGCTCACGATGTACAAGATATAATAGACACTGAAGAAATTATCAGTGAACTTCAGTCAAATAAATTTATTAATAAGGGATTTGCCTATGAGATCCACGAGGGTACTAATAGAATAAGGGTAGAGATCATAAACCGAAGTAACAATGAAGTGATAAAAGAAATCCCTCCGGAAAAACTTCTTGATATTTTCGCTGGGATAAAAGAAAATATCGGTGCTTTTGTTGATAAAAAGTTATGA
- the fliS gene encoding flagellar export chaperone FliS: MMNQNPYNQYKETSVQTATPERLMFMLFDGGIKFLKQAEKHIEDNDLKTANEKIKRGQEIVNELMVSLDFDKGGEIAKNLFSLYEYMLNELIQANIKKDKDRIARVRNMLTEMKETFQQAQKTLKNQKGEAKQAGGVSGKA; encoded by the coding sequence ATGATGAATCAAAACCCATACAACCAATATAAGGAGACCTCTGTGCAGACTGCTACACCTGAAAGATTGATGTTCATGCTTTTTGATGGTGGGATCAAGTTCTTAAAGCAGGCAGAAAAACACATTGAAGATAATGACCTAAAAACAGCAAACGAAAAGATAAAAAGAGGACAGGAAATAGTTAACGAACTTATGGTATCTCTAGACTTTGACAAAGGTGGAGAGATAGCCAAAAACCTCTTTAGCCTGTATGAATACATGCTAAATGAGCTAATCCAGGCAAATATCAAAAAAGATAAAGATAGAATAGCACGGGTAAGAAACATGCTAACAGAGATGAAAGAAACCTTCCAACAAGCACAAAAAACCCTTAAAAATCAAAAGGGTGAAGCAAAGCAGGCAGGTGGAGTAAGTGGAAAAGCTTGA
- a CDS encoding flagellar protein FlaG yields MRVDGTDPIPRTRGVENNPAESKRKNLERSGESARERTREEVERDELSAESRRSQLLEREDVEKLVDELREATKFVDKEFDYNIHEQTDRIWVEVVDRENEEVIREIPPEKILDIVAGIKEMVGLIIDETI; encoded by the coding sequence TTGAGAGTAGATGGTACTGACCCTATACCAAGAACTAGAGGTGTTGAAAATAACCCTGCTGAATCAAAGAGAAAGAACTTAGAAAGAAGCGGTGAAAGCGCAAGGGAAAGAACCAGGGAAGAAGTAGAAAGAGATGAACTCTCTGCAGAAAGCCGTAGAAGCCAGCTTCTAGAAAGAGAAGACGTAGAAAAACTTGTTGATGAGTTAAGAGAAGCTACTAAATTTGTTGACAAAGAATTTGACTACAATATCCATGAACAGACGGATAGAATTTGGGTTGAGGTAGTAGATAGAGAGAATGAAGAAGTAATAAGAGAAATACCTCCGGAGAAGATTCTTGATATTGTGGCAGGTATAAAAGAGATGGTCGGCCTAATCATTGATGAGACCATTTAG
- a CDS encoding flagellar export chaperone FlgN — MKELQNWQELLEKYNKTANKYLKVLDKQLQYLKEEDIESFMSLFNKKKRTMNKMSDITPQLKEYKEKWQEHAIPEPYKDKINNLREENKDILRTAEGKVKELEKLIGHNKKEIEKELSKTKRDRKVVNSYHPEPRHIKEEGVFFDKKS; from the coding sequence TTGAAAGAGCTTCAAAACTGGCAGGAGCTTTTAGAAAAATATAATAAAACAGCAAATAAATACCTAAAAGTACTGGATAAACAGCTTCAATACCTTAAAGAAGAAGATATTGAAAGCTTTATGAGCTTATTTAACAAAAAAAAGCGTACTATGAATAAGATGAGTGATATAACCCCCCAGCTTAAAGAGTACAAGGAAAAATGGCAGGAACATGCCATCCCAGAGCCATATAAAGATAAAATAAATAACCTAAGAGAAGAAAACAAAGATATCCTAAGAACAGCCGAAGGAAAAGTAAAAGAGCTTGAAAAGCTAATAGGACATAACAAAAAAGAAATCGAAAAAGAACTATCAAAAACGAAACGTGATAGAAAAGTGGTTAATTCCTATCATCCAGAACCAAGACATATAAAAGAAGAAGGGGTGTTTTTTGATAAGAAAAGTTGA